Proteins encoded by one window of Pseudomonas tructae:
- the pmrG gene encoding lipopolysaccharide core heptose(II)-phosphate phosphatase PmrG, with product MSSSLTTHTLDCTAPKKRRRDRRSRKFLTGLGILFTLVVLALWWSSRTQIVDLGSDNQMHNSGVYTDWAKGNIIVLIRHAERCDRSPNPCLDDLSGITIEGSHAASEVGGAIQRLGMDNAQVLSSPEVRTRQTAHFMFGKAIASQDWLTQCDKGFSHAAFEHKTADHNLVLVTHSGCIDQLERQLNVPGSERSSAYASALFVSMGRNGKARILGQMNANEWHKLVSSTGK from the coding sequence ATGTCTTCTTCTCTTACAACCCACACGCTTGACTGCACCGCCCCCAAAAAACGACGACGCGACAGGCGCTCGCGAAAATTCCTGACCGGGTTGGGGATTTTATTCACCCTGGTCGTCCTTGCATTGTGGTGGTCATCAAGGACACAAATCGTGGACCTGGGCAGCGATAATCAGATGCACAACAGTGGTGTCTATACCGACTGGGCGAAGGGCAACATCATTGTTTTGATCCGCCATGCCGAACGTTGTGACCGCTCGCCCAATCCATGCCTGGACGACCTCAGCGGCATTACCATAGAAGGCAGCCACGCAGCCAGCGAAGTGGGCGGTGCAATCCAGCGCCTGGGCATGGATAACGCTCAGGTGCTGAGCAGCCCGGAAGTCCGTACCCGGCAAACCGCGCACTTCATGTTCGGCAAGGCGATTGCCAGCCAAGACTGGTTGACCCAATGCGATAAGGGTTTTTCCCATGCTGCCTTCGAGCACAAGACCGCCGACCACAACCTGGTGCTGGTGACCCACAGCGGTTGCATCGATCAACTTGAGCGGCAGTTGAACGTTCCTGGCAGCGAACGCTCCAGTGCCTATGCCAGTGCCCTGTTTGTGTCCATGGGACGCAACGGCAAGGCGCGGATTCTCGGCCAGATGAACGCTAATGAATGGCACAAACTTGTTTCCAGCACAGGGAAGTAA
- a CDS encoding phosphatase PAP2 family protein: MPTPSRRAFYVNNLGLPLLLAALVFLMFDLTSLDRLISNLLLDPLSGQFPLLHNQWFEKVTHKWPRILPNWTGELAVIGLLLSFIWPRFAAYPQAMPSRMLEKWRIAPVLRFTTRYRRDLLFVVVAFTLCTTVIHYLKSHTSVYCPVETTLYGGTQLHQEWFVNFTWLDKPGAGRCWPGGHASSGFTLLALYFVALRHRWAHARKLLVAVLLLGLVYGTARVLQGWHYMSHTFWAGIFVWLTTWLTALFFYGRLTLQAPARACTRQRPQPLVNATQASLRPE, from the coding sequence ATGCCTACTCCCTCTCGTCGCGCCTTCTACGTGAACAACCTAGGCTTGCCGCTGCTCCTTGCGGCCCTGGTTTTCCTTATGTTCGACCTCACCAGCCTGGACCGGTTGATCAGCAACCTGCTGCTTGACCCGCTCAGTGGCCAGTTCCCCTTGCTGCATAATCAGTGGTTCGAGAAAGTCACGCACAAGTGGCCGCGAATTTTGCCGAACTGGACGGGTGAACTGGCCGTAATCGGCCTGCTGCTGTCGTTCATCTGGCCACGTTTTGCCGCGTATCCACAGGCGATGCCCAGCCGTATGCTGGAGAAGTGGCGTATCGCTCCCGTGCTGCGCTTCACCACCCGCTATCGTCGAGACCTGCTGTTCGTGGTGGTGGCCTTCACCCTGTGCACCACAGTCATCCACTACCTGAAAAGTCATACCAGTGTGTATTGCCCGGTAGAGACCACTTTGTATGGCGGCACCCAGCTGCATCAGGAATGGTTCGTCAACTTCACCTGGCTGGACAAGCCCGGTGCCGGCCGCTGCTGGCCAGGTGGCCATGCTTCCAGCGGCTTTACCCTGTTGGCATTGTATTTTGTTGCCCTGCGCCACCGTTGGGCTCATGCACGCAAACTGCTGGTGGCGGTCCTGTTACTGGGCTTGGTTTACGGCACTGCCCGTGTACTGCAAGGCTGGCACTATATGTCGCACACGTTCTGGGCGGGCATTTTCGTCTGGCTGACCACCTGGCTGACGGCCCTGTTTTTTTACGGTCGGCTGACGTTGCAGGCACCCGCGCGTGCATGCACAAGGCAACGACCGCAGCCATTGGTCAACGCCACGCAAGCATCACTACGCCCAGAGTGA
- a CDS encoding EamA family transporter, with the protein MVLASWTFWAVLSAIFAALTAIFAKVGISGINADFATLLRTVVVLVSLALIVYATGQYQSLSAISARSYLFLVLSGLATGASWICYFRALQLGQASQVAPVDKLSVVLVAVLGVTLLGERLDLRQWAGISLVTLGVVMLAWR; encoded by the coding sequence ATGGTGTTGGCTTCCTGGACCTTCTGGGCGGTGTTATCCGCCATCTTTGCCGCCCTGACTGCGATCTTTGCAAAGGTCGGCATCAGCGGTATCAACGCCGACTTCGCCACGTTGCTGCGTACGGTGGTGGTGCTGGTCAGCCTGGCGCTGATTGTATATGCCACCGGCCAGTACCAATCATTGAGCGCGATTTCTGCCCGCAGCTACCTGTTTCTGGTGCTGTCGGGGCTGGCCACCGGCGCGTCGTGGATCTGTTACTTCCGCGCCTTGCAACTGGGCCAGGCATCACAAGTGGCGCCTGTGGATAAACTCAGTGTGGTCCTGGTGGCGGTGCTCGGGGTGACCCTGTTGGGTGAAAGGCTCGACCTGCGCCAATGGGCTGGCATCAGCCTGGTCACTCTGGGCGTAGTGATGCTTGCGTGGCGTTGA
- a CDS encoding histone deacetylase family protein: MPLPLIYHDDYSPEFPAEHRFPMDKFRLLRDHLVASGLTTDAALLRPQICPNDILALAHDRAYIERYMNGELSHADQRRLGLPWSEALARRTVRAVGGSLLAAEQALEHGIACHLAGGTHHAHYDHPAGFCIFNDLAVISHYLLAAGRVHKVLIFDCDVHQGDGTARILHDTADAITVSLHCEQNFPARKAQSDWDIPLPRGMGDQAYLKVVDDALNYLLPLYRPDLVLYDAGVDVHKDDALGYLQLTDEGVAARDESVLRHCLGRDIAVVGVIGGGYSKDREALARRHGILHHSASRVLGYSQ, from the coding sequence ATGCCCCTGCCGCTGATCTACCACGACGACTACAGCCCGGAATTTCCCGCCGAGCACCGCTTTCCGATGGACAAGTTCCGCCTGTTGCGCGATCACCTGGTCGCCAGCGGCCTGACCACGGATGCGGCGCTACTACGCCCGCAGATCTGCCCGAACGACATCCTCGCCCTGGCCCATGACCGCGCCTACATCGAGCGCTACATGAACGGCGAGCTGTCGCACGCAGACCAGCGCCGCCTCGGCCTGCCCTGGAGCGAGGCCCTGGCCCGGCGCACCGTGCGCGCAGTCGGCGGCTCGCTGCTGGCCGCCGAACAAGCGCTGGAGCATGGCATCGCCTGTCACTTGGCCGGCGGCACCCATCACGCCCATTACGATCACCCGGCCGGCTTCTGCATCTTTAATGACCTGGCAGTAATCAGCCACTACCTGCTTGCAGCCGGGCGGGTGCACAAGGTGCTGATTTTCGACTGCGACGTGCACCAGGGCGACGGTACCGCACGCATCCTCCACGACACCGCCGATGCCATCACCGTGTCACTGCATTGCGAGCAGAACTTCCCGGCACGCAAGGCGCAAAGCGACTGGGACATTCCCCTGCCCCGCGGCATGGGTGACCAGGCTTACCTGAAGGTGGTGGACGACGCGCTCAACTACCTGCTGCCGCTGTATCGCCCGGACCTGGTGCTGTACGACGCTGGTGTCGACGTGCACAAAGACGACGCCCTGGGCTATCTGCAGCTCACTGATGAAGGCGTTGCGGCACGTGACGAAAGCGTGCTGCGCCACTGTCTGGGACGTGACATAGCGGTCGTCGGCGTAATTGGCGGTGGCTACAGCAAGGACCGCGAGGCCCTGGCCCGCCGCCACGGGATACTGCACCACAGCGCCAGCCGCGTGCTGGGTTACTCACAATGA